In Halobaculum sp. XH14, a single genomic region encodes these proteins:
- a CDS encoding FAD-binding and (Fe-S)-binding domain-containing protein, with protein MGAQEREPSVQPVESPANPSDLDREVDDVVPEYRALATDLGAAVAGDVRFDEYAQILYATDGSIYQSRPAGVVYPTSVEDVQTAVEVATDHDVPVMPRGTGSSLGGQAVGPGCVILDMSRHMNEVLDVRPDEQRARIQPGVVQDDLDAVLAEHGLQFAPDPASSNRATVGGGIGNNSTGAHSVRYGITDAYTEEVKAVLSDGTLLHAREVVIDSEEYDHIVGKDDREANVYETVRQLVEDNEEEIAERYPELKRRVSGYNLDRVIYENEDGEQVINLAKLFVGAEGTLGVIVEAEISLVTVPEATTLALYCFDDLVKAMQAVPVALEYDVSAVELMDDEVFRLASESDGYAEYVEPLPEGTAAALMLEYDSELHDDFEAAIAATNERFLDDGNAFDVVEAYTDEDQADIWKLRKAAIPLLMSLEGDPKPYPFIEDATVPPAELAEYVEKFEAVLDTHGTSAAYFAHAGSGTLHIRPVLNLKTEAGIETMHSITEDVTDLVLEHHGAFSGEHGDGMARTEFNPKMYGEDLWAAFKAVKTAFDPGWDMHPGNVVYRDGPDDIGPDSERGVGADMRENLRYGADYQSLEPQTTLDFTDEGGFSDLVELCNGCGTCRQTGSDVMCPTYRASNEEIQTTRGRANLLRAAISGELPESELYSERFQTEVLDLCVGCKGCKSDCPTGVDLAKLKAEVKHEYHQEAGRTVRERLFANVDRVSAIGSNLAPLSNWMQQLPGADFLGERLFGIAAERDTPTFRRETFVDWARSRENRVSIDASSDKVLLFPDTYTNYSYPEPGKAAVDVLEEANVHVRVLAPSEVEPSGRAAFSMGLLDEARDRASTNVDALAPFLEDGWSVVFVEPSDAAMFQDEYLDLLSGGDVRTVSANAYGICEYLNTYRVYDEIEFRVSGEHLTYHGHCNQSALNRDHHTAAVLRAVGYEVDSLDSSCCGMAGSFGYEAEHYDLSKAIGRILYDQVDRSPGESVVAPGASCRTQLDDRYGERVSHPIEKVHEAIV; from the coding sequence ATGGGCGCCCAAGAGCGAGAGCCGTCGGTACAGCCAGTAGAATCGCCGGCCAATCCTTCAGATCTCGATCGTGAAGTCGACGATGTCGTTCCGGAGTATCGGGCGCTCGCGACTGACCTCGGAGCCGCAGTTGCCGGTGACGTTCGCTTCGACGAATACGCACAAATTCTCTACGCCACGGACGGCAGCATTTACCAGTCTCGGCCCGCCGGCGTCGTCTATCCCACCTCGGTCGAGGACGTGCAGACGGCAGTCGAGGTAGCGACGGACCACGATGTCCCGGTGATGCCAAGGGGAACGGGGTCATCTCTCGGGGGTCAGGCTGTCGGCCCGGGTTGTGTCATCCTTGATATGTCCAGACACATGAACGAGGTGCTCGACGTTCGCCCCGACGAGCAGCGAGCGAGGATCCAACCGGGCGTCGTCCAGGACGACCTCGACGCGGTGCTGGCCGAGCACGGACTACAGTTCGCGCCGGACCCCGCCTCGTCGAATCGTGCGACCGTCGGTGGCGGCATCGGCAACAACTCGACCGGTGCACACTCCGTGCGCTATGGCATCACCGACGCGTATACGGAAGAAGTGAAGGCCGTGCTCTCCGACGGTACCCTCCTCCACGCCCGTGAGGTCGTCATCGATAGCGAGGAATACGACCACATCGTCGGGAAAGACGACCGTGAGGCCAACGTGTACGAGACCGTTCGCCAACTTGTCGAGGACAATGAAGAAGAGATCGCCGAACGCTACCCCGAACTCAAACGCCGCGTGTCCGGCTACAATCTCGACCGGGTGATCTACGAGAACGAAGACGGCGAGCAGGTGATCAACCTCGCGAAACTGTTCGTCGGCGCAGAAGGCACGCTGGGCGTCATCGTCGAAGCCGAGATCTCACTGGTGACCGTGCCCGAGGCGACGACGCTCGCTTTGTACTGTTTCGACGATCTGGTCAAGGCGATGCAGGCGGTTCCGGTCGCCCTGGAGTACGACGTCAGCGCCGTCGAACTGATGGACGATGAGGTCTTCCGGCTCGCCTCCGAGTCGGACGGGTATGCCGAGTACGTCGAACCCCTACCTGAAGGAACGGCGGCCGCCTTGATGCTCGAGTACGACTCGGAACTCCACGACGATTTCGAGGCGGCCATCGCCGCGACCAACGAACGGTTTCTCGATGACGGTAACGCGTTCGATGTCGTCGAAGCGTACACCGACGAGGACCAGGCCGACATCTGGAAATTGCGAAAAGCGGCCATCCCTCTACTCATGTCACTCGAAGGGGACCCAAAGCCGTACCCGTTTATCGAAGATGCGACGGTCCCGCCGGCCGAATTGGCCGAGTACGTCGAGAAGTTCGAAGCCGTCCTCGACACCCACGGTACCTCGGCTGCCTACTTCGCCCACGCTGGGTCGGGAACGCTTCACATCCGCCCCGTTCTGAACTTGAAGACGGAGGCGGGCATCGAGACGATGCACTCGATCACCGAAGACGTGACTGACCTGGTACTCGAACACCACGGTGCGTTCTCGGGCGAACACGGCGACGGGATGGCTCGCACCGAATTCAATCCCAAGATGTACGGTGAAGATCTCTGGGCAGCGTTCAAGGCGGTCAAGACAGCCTTCGATCCCGGATGGGACATGCATCCTGGTAACGTCGTCTACCGCGACGGGCCGGATGACATCGGGCCGGACTCCGAACGTGGCGTCGGTGCCGACATGCGCGAGAACCTCCGGTATGGCGCGGACTATCAGTCGCTTGAGCCACAGACGACGCTCGATTTCACCGACGAAGGTGGGTTCTCCGATCTCGTCGAACTTTGCAACGGATGCGGGACGTGTCGCCAGACGGGTAGCGACGTCATGTGCCCGACCTACCGTGCATCCAACGAGGAGATCCAGACGACGCGTGGCCGGGCGAACCTTCTCCGCGCTGCGATCAGTGGGGAACTCCCTGAATCGGAACTGTACTCCGAACGATTCCAGACGGAGGTCCTGGACCTCTGCGTGGGCTGTAAGGGCTGTAAGAGCGACTGCCCCACCGGTGTCGACCTGGCGAAACTCAAGGCTGAAGTGAAACACGAATACCATCAGGAGGCGGGACGCACGGTTCGCGAGCGACTGTTTGCCAACGTCGACCGAGTCAGTGCCATCGGAAGCAACCTCGCGCCGCTCTCGAACTGGATGCAACAGCTTCCCGGTGCCGACTTCCTCGGAGAACGGCTGTTCGGTATCGCAGCCGAGCGCGATACGCCCACGTTTCGGCGAGAGACATTCGTCGACTGGGCGCGGTCCCGCGAGAACCGTGTCTCGATCGATGCCTCGAGCGACAAAGTCCTCCTGTTTCCGGACACGTACACGAACTACAGCTACCCCGAACCCGGAAAGGCCGCCGTGGACGTCCTCGAGGAGGCAAACGTCCACGTTCGAGTCCTCGCTCCCAGTGAAGTCGAACCGAGCGGAAGAGCGGCGTTCTCGATGGGTCTCTTGGACGAGGCTCGCGACCGGGCGTCGACTAACGTCGACGCGCTGGCACCCTTCCTCGAGGATGGATGGTCGGTCGTCTTCGTCGAGCCGTCGGATGCGGCGATGTTCCAGGACGAGTATCTCGACCTACTCTCCGGCGGGGACGTTCGGACCGTCTCCGCGAACGCCTACGGGATATGTGAGTACCTGAACACGTATCGAGTGTACGACGAGATCGAGTTCCGTGTGTCCGGAGAACACCTCACGTACCATGGCCACTGCAACCAGTCGGCGTTGAACCGCGACCACCACACCGCAGCGGTGTTACGGGCGGTCGGATACGAAGTCGACTCCCTCGACTCCAGCTGTTGTGGCATGGCTGGCTCCTTCGGATACGAGGCCGAACACTACGACCTCTCGAAGGCCATCGGACGGATCCTGTACGACCAGGTGGACCGAAGTCCGGGTGAGAGCGTCGTGGCACCGGGGGCATCATGTCGGACACAACTCGACGACCGATACGGTGAGCGCGTGTCTCATCCCATCGAGAAGGTTCACGAAGCGATCGTTTGA
- the aceB gene encoding malate synthase AceB, producing the protein MSEQYGHEREFVRTFFTSPTAVKGEDDSAKMIRSAAGLRGLQAPDVWVPDNEDATAPAMREEGVENIVEVVAEHGAEFPGEIHPRVVWHRDSPTTRHSGFQQIMEIADPDNGAVEHVDGFVIPEVGDVDDWKKADEFLTIVETEHGLEEGSLSMSVIVESGEAELAMADLREEMGKPSNNLERLFMLVDGEVDYTKDMRAMTPTGELPPWPELRHNTSRGASAAGLIAVDGPYDDIRDVEGYRDRMRDNRAKGMTGIWSLTPTQVEVANTDPLPPTTGSWLLSVGDDEVDLPAEGDRAVYDGEDLSLAETDDGYVLGVDGDEHELDADGLHEELLDRISYVPSMDDIVDSMEEFEAAKEAGRGAIAMTQSTTLVLDGVEVAFSTDRMWDEATYQAAQTPITLFQDVYEHRPDQHAELEEMYGPDVVQRARNLG; encoded by the coding sequence ATGAGCGAACAGTATGGACACGAACGCGAGTTCGTTCGAACGTTCTTCACGTCTCCGACCGCGGTGAAGGGGGAGGACGACTCCGCCAAGATGATCCGCAGCGCGGCCGGACTCCGCGGGCTCCAGGCCCCCGACGTCTGGGTCCCCGACAACGAGGACGCGACCGCGCCCGCCATGCGTGAGGAGGGCGTCGAGAACATCGTCGAGGTCGTCGCCGAGCACGGTGCCGAGTTCCCCGGCGAGATCCACCCCCGCGTCGTCTGGCACCGCGACAGCCCCACCACGCGTCACTCGGGGTTCCAGCAGATCATGGAGATCGCCGACCCCGACAACGGCGCGGTCGAGCACGTCGACGGGTTCGTCATTCCGGAAGTGGGTGACGTCGACGACTGGAAGAAGGCCGACGAGTTCCTCACCATCGTCGAGACCGAGCACGGACTGGAGGAGGGGAGCCTCTCGATGTCCGTGATCGTCGAGAGCGGCGAGGCCGAACTCGCCATGGCCGACCTCCGCGAGGAGATGGGCAAGCCCTCGAACAATCTCGAACGGCTGTTCATGCTCGTCGACGGCGAGGTCGACTACACCAAGGACATGCGGGCGATGACGCCGACCGGCGAACTGCCGCCCTGGCCCGAACTCCGGCACAACACCTCCCGCGGTGCCAGCGCCGCCGGCCTGATCGCCGTGGACGGCCCGTACGACGACATCCGCGACGTCGAGGGCTATCGCGACCGGATGCGGGACAATCGGGCCAAGGGGATGACCGGCATCTGGTCGCTGACGCCCACACAGGTCGAAGTGGCGAACACCGACCCGCTCCCGCCGACAACCGGAAGCTGGCTGCTCTCGGTCGGGGACGACGAGGTCGACCTCCCCGCCGAGGGCGACCGGGCCGTCTACGACGGCGAGGACCTCTCGCTGGCGGAGACCGACGACGGGTACGTCCTGGGTGTCGACGGCGACGAGCACGAACTGGACGCCGACGGCCTGCACGAGGAACTGCTCGACCGCATCTCGTACGTGCCGAGCATGGACGACATCGTCGACTCGATGGAGGAGTTCGAGGCCGCAAAGGAGGCGGGCAGGGGCGCGATCGCCATGACCCAGTCCACGACGCTCGTCCTCGACGGCGTCGAGGTGGCGTTCAGCACGGATCGGATGTGGGACGAGGCGACCTACCAGGCGGCCCAGACGCCGATCACGCTGTTCCAGGACGTCTACGAGCACCGACCCGACCAGCACGCGGAACTCGAGGAGATGTACGGCCCCGACGTCGTCCAACGGGCGAGGAACCTCGGATAG
- a CDS encoding IclR family transcriptional regulator, with protein MSNQVPIKAAKVAHEIVELLRELGGARVSEVAEQMDMPTSTAHDYLRTLEQEEYLVKEGSLYQISTRYLQLGEQARLRRKAFEVTKPEIDELAEKTGEHANLMIEEHGRGVFLYKARGSVAVQLDTHAGMRVPLQTTALGKSMMAHRPREEVEAILDRHGMPKVTESTITSREALFDELDQIRERGYAYDDEERVKGMRCIAAPIIGENERAIAAVSVSGPKSRMRKERYTEEVPELVLSSANVVEVNLTYS; from the coding sequence ATGTCGAATCAAGTTCCGATCAAGGCCGCAAAAGTGGCCCACGAGATCGTCGAATTACTCCGCGAACTCGGGGGTGCGCGCGTTTCGGAAGTCGCAGAACAGATGGACATGCCCACGAGTACCGCGCATGATTACCTCCGGACGCTCGAACAGGAAGAGTATCTGGTGAAAGAAGGCAGCCTCTATCAGATTAGCACTCGATACCTCCAGCTAGGGGAACAGGCTCGCCTCCGCCGAAAGGCGTTCGAGGTCACCAAGCCGGAGATAGACGAACTAGCCGAGAAAACCGGTGAGCACGCCAACCTCATGATAGAAGAGCACGGGCGTGGCGTGTTTCTGTACAAGGCCCGTGGGTCCGTCGCCGTCCAACTCGACACGCACGCGGGTATGCGCGTCCCGCTTCAGACGACGGCGCTCGGGAAGTCCATGATGGCCCATCGACCGCGCGAAGAAGTGGAGGCTATCCTCGACCGGCACGGCATGCCGAAGGTGACCGAGAGCACGATCACCAGTCGAGAGGCGCTGTTCGATGAACTCGATCAGATTCGAGAGCGGGGGTACGCATACGATGACGAGGAACGCGTAAAGGGGATGCGTTGCATCGCCGCGCCGATCATCGGCGAGAATGAACGCGCGATCGCCGCCGTCAGCGTCTCGGGCCCCAAGAGTCGGATGCGAAAAGAACGGTACACCGAAGAGGTCCCGGAACTGGTCCTCAGCAGTGCTAACGTTGTCGAGGTGAATCTCACGTATTCGTGA